A stretch of Prunus dulcis chromosome 6, ALMONDv2, whole genome shotgun sequence DNA encodes these proteins:
- the LOC117633031 gene encoding E3 ubiquitin-protein ligase At4g11680-like isoform X2 has product MNIRYLFPSEPMCNSAGSTVSFSSTSPGDDRTAVSAIRTRSSRAPPSSFLMRMAMRISRARWFIFLRRVFHYQNGSRSDLGSNPFNSSTWMMLEFIALVVQISITTITLAVSKKERPVWPMRIWIVGYDIGCFLNLLVLFGRYRLLYLSQGDGFNLSDMEQQRSTEESRCRTSLELFFAIWFVMGNVWVFDSRFSSFPGAPKLHVLCISLLAWNAISYSFPFLLFVLLCCCVPLMSSLLGYNMNMGSIDKAASDDQISQLPSWRYKEVNTKVELGNDCDSGCLANEDPDCCICLAKYKDTEEVRQLPCSHMFHLKCVDQWLRIISCCPLCKQELQR; this is encoded by the exons ATGAATATCCGTTACCTTTTTCCATCAGAGCCCATGTGTAACTCTGCTGGCAGTACGGTTTCATTTTCATCAACTTCTCCAGGAGATGATCGGACGGCTGTTAGTGCAATCAGAACAAGGTCCTCTAGAGCTCCCCCTTCTTCATTCTTAATGAGAATGGCTATGAGAATATCAAGAGCAAGGTGGTTCATCTTCTTAAGAAGAGTATTCCACTACCAAAATGGTTCAAGGTCTGATCTTGGGTCAAACCCTTTCAATTCCAGCACTTGGATGATGCTGGAATTTATTGCTTTGGTTGTTCAAATAAGTATCACCACAATTACTTTGGCTGTTTCAAAGAAGGAGAGGCCGGTTTGGCCTATGAGAATTTGGATTGTTGGGTATGATATTGGTTGTTTTCTCAATTTGCTGGTGCTCTTCGGGCGTTACAGGCTACTTTATTTGTCTCAAGGAGATGGTTTCAACCTCTCTGACATGGAACAGCAGAGAAGCACTGAAGAATCCAG GTGTAGGACCTCACTTGAGCTATTCTTTGCAATATGGTTTGTAATGGGTAATGTTTGGGTCTTCGATTCTCGCTTTAGTTCTTTTCCTGGAGCTCCAAAACTCCATGTGCTCTGCATCTCTCTGCTTGCTTGGAATGCCATCAGCTACTCTTTTCCCTTCCTGCTGTTTGTGCTGCTATGCTGCTGTGTTCCCCTAATGAGCAGCCTGCTTGGATACAACATGAACATGGGGTCCATTGATAAAGCAGCATCTGATGACCAAATTTCTCAGCTTCCCAGCTGGAGATATAAAGAAGTTAACACCAAAGTAGAGCTCGGAAATGATTGTGATTCAGGATGCCTTGCAAATGAAGATCCA GATTGCTGTATTTGCCTGGCTAAATATAAAGACACGGAAGAAGTAAGGCAGTTGCCATGTTCGCATATGTTTCACCTCAAGTGCGTTGATCAGTGGCTCAGGATCATATCTTGTTGTCCACTTTGCAAGCAAGAACTGCAGAGATAG
- the LOC117633031 gene encoding E3 ubiquitin-protein ligase At4g11680-like isoform X1, whose product MNIRYLFPSEPMCNSAGSTVSFSSTSPGDDRTAVSAIRTRSSRAPPSSFLMRMAMRISRARWFIFLRRVFHYQNGSRSDLGSNPFNSSTWMMLEFIALVVQISITTITLAVSKKERPVWPMRIWIVGYDIGCFLNLLVLFGRYRLLYLSQGDGFNLSDMEQQRSTEESRTTHLMNRCRTSLELFFAIWFVMGNVWVFDSRFSSFPGAPKLHVLCISLLAWNAISYSFPFLLFVLLCCCVPLMSSLLGYNMNMGSIDKAASDDQISQLPSWRYKEVNTKVELGNDCDSGCLANEDPDCCICLAKYKDTEEVRQLPCSHMFHLKCVDQWLRIISCCPLCKQELQR is encoded by the exons ATGAATATCCGTTACCTTTTTCCATCAGAGCCCATGTGTAACTCTGCTGGCAGTACGGTTTCATTTTCATCAACTTCTCCAGGAGATGATCGGACGGCTGTTAGTGCAATCAGAACAAGGTCCTCTAGAGCTCCCCCTTCTTCATTCTTAATGAGAATGGCTATGAGAATATCAAGAGCAAGGTGGTTCATCTTCTTAAGAAGAGTATTCCACTACCAAAATGGTTCAAGGTCTGATCTTGGGTCAAACCCTTTCAATTCCAGCACTTGGATGATGCTGGAATTTATTGCTTTGGTTGTTCAAATAAGTATCACCACAATTACTTTGGCTGTTTCAAAGAAGGAGAGGCCGGTTTGGCCTATGAGAATTTGGATTGTTGGGTATGATATTGGTTGTTTTCTCAATTTGCTGGTGCTCTTCGGGCGTTACAGGCTACTTTATTTGTCTCAAGGAGATGGTTTCAACCTCTCTGACATGGAACAGCAGAGAAGCACTGAAGAATCCAG GAccacacatttgatgaacagGTGTAGGACCTCACTTGAGCTATTCTTTGCAATATGGTTTGTAATGGGTAATGTTTGGGTCTTCGATTCTCGCTTTAGTTCTTTTCCTGGAGCTCCAAAACTCCATGTGCTCTGCATCTCTCTGCTTGCTTGGAATGCCATCAGCTACTCTTTTCCCTTCCTGCTGTTTGTGCTGCTATGCTGCTGTGTTCCCCTAATGAGCAGCCTGCTTGGATACAACATGAACATGGGGTCCATTGATAAAGCAGCATCTGATGACCAAATTTCTCAGCTTCCCAGCTGGAGATATAAAGAAGTTAACACCAAAGTAGAGCTCGGAAATGATTGTGATTCAGGATGCCTTGCAAATGAAGATCCA GATTGCTGTATTTGCCTGGCTAAATATAAAGACACGGAAGAAGTAAGGCAGTTGCCATGTTCGCATATGTTTCACCTCAAGTGCGTTGATCAGTGGCTCAGGATCATATCTTGTTGTCCACTTTGCAAGCAAGAACTGCAGAGATAG